A region from the Populus trichocarpa isolate Nisqually-1 chromosome 18, P.trichocarpa_v4.1, whole genome shotgun sequence genome encodes:
- the LOC112326109 gene encoding receptor-like protein 13 → MGLFLQVFTVLVITVSLQGWVPLGCLEEERIALLHLKDSLNYPNGTSLPSWIKADAHCCDWESIGCNSSTGRVTELDLWSVRNEELGDWYLNASLFLPFQQLNSLILMDNRIAGWVENKGGYELQKLSNLEILDLESNSFNNSILSFVEGLPSLKSLYLDYNRLEGSIDLKESLSSLEYLDLSGNNINKLVASRGPSNLKTLWLENITIYGSSFQLLQSLRAFPNLTKLYLGSNDFRGRILGDELQNLSSLESLYLDDCSLDEHSLQSLGALHSLKNLSLRELNGAVPSGGFLDLKNLEYLDLSYSTLNNSIFQAIRTMTSLKTLNLMGCSLNDQIPTTQGFLNLKNLEYLDLSDNTLDNNILQTIGTMTSLKTLSLSSCKLNSQIPTTQGLCDLNHLQVLYMSDNDLSGFLPPCLANLTSLQRLYLSSNHLKIPMSLSPLYNLSKLKSFYGSGNEIYAEEDDHNLSPKFQLESLYLSSRGQGAGAFPRFLYHQFSLRYLDLTNIQIKGEFPNWLIENNTYLQELYLENCSLLGPFLLPKTSRVNLSILSISMNHFQGQIPSEIGARLPGLEVLFMSDNGFNGSIPFSLGNISSLQAFDLSNNSLQGQIPGWIGNMSSLEFLDLSRNNFSGRLPPRFGTSSNLRYVYLSRNKLQGPIAMTFYDSFEIFTLDLSHNNLTGTIPEWIDRLSNLRFLLLSYNNLEGEIPFQLSRLDQLTLIDLSHNHLSGNILSWMISTHPFPQQYNSRSSMSSSQQSFEFTTKNVSLSYRGSIIQYFTGIDFSFNNFTGEIPPEIGNLSMIKALNLSHNSLTGPIPPTFWNLKEIESLDLSYNKLDGEIPPRLIELFSLEVFNVAYNNLSGKIPARVAQFATFDESCYKDNPFLCGEPLPKICGAAMPPSLTPTSTNNKDNGGFIDMEVFYVTFWVTYIMVLLVIGAVLYINPYWRRAWFHFIEVSINNCYYFLVDNLPILSKFGFS, encoded by the exons atggGGCTGTTCCTTCAGGTGTTCACGGTGTTAGTGATAACGGTTTCGCTGCAAGGATGGGTGCCTCTTGGTTGCTTGGAGGAAGAGAGGATCGCTCTCTTGCACCTCAAAGATTCTCTTAACTATCCCAACGGCACCTCCCTTCCCTCCTGGATAAAAGCTGACGCTCACTGTTGTGATTGGGAAAGTATTGGGTGCAACAGCAGTACAGGTCGAGTCACCGAACTCGATCTTTGGAGCGTGAGGAATGAGGAGCTGGGAGATTGGTACTTAAATGCCTCCTTGTTTCTTCCTTTCCAACAACTCAACAGTCTCATCTTGATGGATAATCGTATAGCTGGTTGGGTTGAGAACAAAG gtGGTTATGAGTTACAGAAATTGAGCAATTTGGAGATCCTTGACTTGGAATCTAATAGCTTCAATAACAGTATTCTATCATTTGTGGAGGGGCTTCCGTCTCTCAAATCACTGTATTTAGATTATAATAGACTGGAGGGGTCAATAGATTTGaaag aatctTTGAGCAGCTTGGAGTACTTGGATCTGAGCGGcaacaatatcaacaaattGGTAGCATCAAGAG GTCCAAGCAACTTGAAGACTTTATGGCTAGAAAATATCACAATCTATGGAAGTAGCTTCCAGTTACTGCAATCATTACGAGCATTCCCAAACCTCACGAAACTTTATCTGGGATCCAACGATTTTAGAGGAAGAATATTAGGTGATG AGTTGCAAAATTTAAGCTCATTGGAAAGTTTGTATCTGGACGATTGTTCTCTAGATGAACACTCTCTTCAAAGCCTTGGAGCACTGCATTCTCTAAAAAATCTGTCATTGCGAGAACTTAATGGCGCTGTACCTTCTGGAG GCTTCCTTGATCTCAAGAACTTGGAATACTTGGATTTGAGTTACAGTACTCTCAATAATAGCATCTTCCAAGCCATCAGAACAATGACCTCTCTTAAAACATTGAACTTGATGGGTTGCAGTCTAAATGACCAAATACCTACAACCCAAG GCTTCCTTAATCTCAAGAACTTGGAATACTTGGATTTGAGTGACAATACTCTCGATAACAACATCTTACAAACCATCGGAACGATGACCTCTCTCAAAACTTTAAGCTTGTCGAGCTGTAAACTAAACAGCCAAATACCTACAACCCAAG GCCTATGCGACTTAAATCATCTCCAAGTGCTATATATGAGCGACAATGATCTTAGTGGTTTCTTGCCTCCGTGTCTGGCAAATTTGACTTCCCTTCAACGATTATATCTCTCTTCCAATCACTTGAAGATCCCTATGTCATTGAGCCCATTATACAACCTTTCAAAACTCAAGTCTTTTTATGGTTCGGGTAATGAAATATATGCAGAAGAAGATGATCATAATCTGAGCCCAAAGTTCCAGTTAGAGTCCCTCTATTTGAGCAGTCGTGGACAAGGTGCCGGAGCATTTCCCAGGTTCCTTTACCATCAGTTCAGCCTCCGATATTTGGATCTTACAAACATCCAAATAAAGGGAGAGTTTCCAAATTGGTTGATTGAGAACAACACATACCTACAAGAACTTTATTTAGAAAACTGTTCTCTTTTGGGTCCATTCTTGTTGCCAAAAACTTCTCGTGTGAATTTGTCAATCCTAAGTATATCCATGAATCACTTCCAAGGCCAAATCCCTTCAGAAATTGGAGCTCGTTTGCCAGGgttagaagttttatttatgtCTGACAATGGTTTCAATGGAAGCATTCCTTTCTCGTTGGGTAACATTAGCTCGCTGCAAGCGTTCGACCTGTCAAACAACAGTTTGCAAGGGCAAATCCCTGGATGGATAGGGAATATGTCTTCTCTTGAATTCTTGGACTTATCAAGGAACAATTTCTCTGGTCGTTTACCACCTAGATTCGGCACTTCTTCAAATTTGAGATATGTTTATTTGTCTAGAAATAAGTTGCAAGGGCCGATCGCAATGACATTTTATGACTCCTTTGAGATATTCACATTAGATCTTTCCCATAATAATTTAACTGGTACAATTCCAGAATGGATTGACAGGCTATCTAACTTGAGATTTCTACTCTTGAGTTATAACAATCTTGAAGGTGAAATCCCATTTCAATTATCCAGGTTGGACCAATTAACCTTGATTGATCTTTCTCACAATCACCTTTCTGGTAACATCCTCTCTTGGATGATATCTACTCATCCTTTCCCACAACAATACAATTCTCGTAGTTCTATGTCCTCATCACAACAATCCTTTGAGTTTACAACGAAGAATGTATCCCTTTCTTATAGAGGTAGCATTATCCAGTACTTTACGGGAATTGATTTTTCATTCAACAATTTCACAGGAGAGATTCCTCCTGAAATTGGAAACCTCAGTATGATCAAGGCATTGAACCTTTCACACAATAGTTTGACCGGACCAATTCCACCAACATTTTGGAACTTGAAGGAAATAGAGAGCTTGGATCTTTCCTACAACAAATTGGATGGAGAAATCCCACCTCGACTTATTGAACTATTTTCTCTAGAAGTTTTTAATGTGGCTTACAATAATTTGTCCGGTAAGATTCCTGCGAGAGTTGCACAGTTTGCCACGTTTGATGAGAGTTGCTACAAGGACAACCCTTTTCTTTGTGGAGAACCGCTACCCAAAATATGTGGTGCGGCTATGCCACCATCACTAACGCCAACTTCAACAAACAATAAAGATAATGGTGGCTTCATAGATATGGAGGTTTTCTATGTGACCTTTTGGGTTACATACATCATGGTGTTGCTGGTGATAGGAGCAGTTCTATACATAAATCCATATTGGCGACGAGCTTGGTTTCACTTTATTGAGGTGAGCATCAACAATTGCTATTATTTTCTGGTGGACAATCTTCCCATTTTATCCAAGTTTGGGTTTTCATAG
- the LOC18109583 gene encoding LOW QUALITY PROTEIN: pentatricopeptide repeat-containing protein At2g34400 (The sequence of the model RefSeq protein was modified relative to this genomic sequence to represent the inferred CDS: deleted 1 base in 1 codon; substituted 1 base at 1 genomic stop codon) — MAFSHYLTYSAYPSAEPIANSVRELFATDIPAQSTFMGISAILSVVITSSTSSTSTISILLPHSTDNTAPNLFERIGTLCNANRKTYEFCVELYYKLKSLGLKANNFTYPFLFIAXGNVWGLVNGKIGHCLVFKAGLDGDEHVNHSLTTMDARCGEMGFARKVFDEMGDRDLVSWNSMISGYSKMGFAKEAIGLFMEMREEGFEPDEMTLVNVLGACGDLGLGRWYVEGLVLEKKMEVNSYVGSALIDMYGKCGDLISARMVFDSMPNKDVVTWNAIIT; from the exons ATGGCATTCTCCCATTACTTAACATATTCTGCATATCCCTCTGCAGAACCAATAGCAAATTCAGTAAGAGAGCTGTTTGCAACTGACATTCCTGCACAAAGTACCTTCATGGGAATTTCAGCCATTTTGTCTGTAGTCATTACATCTTCTACTTCATCAACCTCCACCATTTCCATACTTCTGCCTCATTCAACTGACAACACTGCTCCAAATCTCTTTGAACGGATTGGGACCCTTTGT AATGCAAATCGAAAAACCTATGAATTTTGTGTTGAATTGTATTACAAGCTGAAGTCTTTAGGCCTAAAAGCAAATAATTTCACATACCCTTTTTTGTTTATAGCGTGAGGGAATGTTTGGGGTTTGGTTAATGGAAAGATTGGTCATTGTCTGGTGTTTAAGGCTGGTTTGGATGGTGATGAGCATGTAAATCATTCTTTGACTACAATGGACGCAAGGTGTGGTGAAATGGGGTTTGCACGgaaggtgtttgatgaaatgggTGACAGAGACTTGGTGTCGTGGAATTCGATGATTTCAGGGTATTCTAAGATGGGTTTTGCTAAAGAGGCAATTGGGTTGTTTATGGAAATGAGGGAAGAGGGGTTTGAGCCAGATGAGATGACGTTGGTGAATGTTCTTGGGGCGTGTGGGGATTTGGGTTTGGGGAGATGG TACGTGGAGGGGCTTGTTTTGGAGAAGAAGATGGAGGTAAATTCGTATGTGGGGTCTGCCTTGATTGACATGTATGGTAAGTGTGGGGATTTGATATCTGCGAGGATGGTCTTTGATTCAATGCCAAACAAGGATGTTGTCACTTGGAATGCCATTATCACATG A
- the LOC127904706 gene encoding 60S ribosomal protein L12 gives MPPKFDPSQVVDVYVRVTGGEVGAASSLAPKIGPLGLSPKKIGEDIAKETAKDWKGLRVTVKLTVQNRQAKVTVVPSAAALVIKALKEPERDRKKTKNIKHNGNISLDDVIEIAKVMSVRSMAKDLSGTVKEILGTCVSVGCTVDGKDPKDLQQEITDGDVEISE, from the coding sequence ATGCCGCCGAAGTTTGACCCATCTCAGGTTGTCGACGTTTACGTGAGGGTAACCGGAGGCGAAGTTGGTGCAGCCAGTTCCCTCGCTCCCAAAATCGGACCTCTCGGTCTTTCTCCGAAGAAAATCGGAGAAGACATCGCCAAAGAAACTGCCAAGGACTGGAAGGGCCTCCGTGTCACCGTCAAGCTCACCGTCCAGAACCGTCAGGCCAAGGTCACCGTCGTGCCATCAGCCGCGGCTTTGGTTATCAAGGCGTTGAAGGAGCCAGAGAGAGACAGGAAGAAGACAAAGAACATAAAGCATAATGGGAACATCTCTCTTGATGATGTTATTGAGATTGCTAAGGTTATGAGTGTGAGATCGATGGCGAAGGATCTGAGTGGGACAGTGAAGGAAATTTTGGGGACTTGTGTTTCTGTTGGGTGTACTGTTGATGGGAAAGATCCAAAAGATTTGCAGCAGGAGATTACTGATGGTGATGTTGAGATTTCTGAATGA
- the LOC112326110 gene encoding pentatricopeptide repeat-containing protein At2g34400-like: MIEVLSACSTIGALDLGKWVETHASERGLQHDVYVASELIDMYAKCGSLDDALRVFESMPHENEVSWNAMISALAFHGQALEALSLFRRMSKDNGTVHPNDITFIGVLSACVHAGLVDEGRQLFESMKLSFELVPKVKHYSCMVDLCARAGRLSEAWDLIKKMPGKRDEIVLGSLLGACQRRRNADVGERVIQLFLEMWIDVGARAHEFHAGDSLHHHSENIYQLLNEEMKREAYAGRLRLEYSEVEMNCYVESRDCFDSLICSVPGGHPFQVGSAIWARVSPEGIRSRHYPLILAGELNLRQLNTLSY; encoded by the exons ATGATTGAAGTATTGTCTGCATGTTCCACAATAGGGGCCCTTGATTTGGGGAAATGGGTTGAGACACATGCATCAGAAAGAGGTTTACAGCACGATGTTTATgttgcgagtgaattaattgaTATGTATGCAAAATGTGGGAGCTTGGATGATGCACTCAGGGTTTTTGAGAGTATGCCTCATGAAAATGAGGTCTCATGGAATGCCATGATTTCTGCTCTTGCTTTTCATGGGCAGGCCTTGGAAGCATTATCATTATTCAGACGCATGTCAAAGGATAATGGCACTGTTCACCCTAATGACATCACTTTCATAGGAGTACTTTCTGCATGTGTGCATGCCGGATTGGTTGATGAGGGCCGTCAATTGTTTGAATCAATGAAATTGTCATTTGAATTGGTCCCAAAAGTCAAGCATTATTCTTGCATGGTTGATCTTTGTGCGCGTGCAGGACGTCTGAGCGAAGCTTGGGACTTGATCAAGAAGATGCCTGGAAAACGAGATGAAATTGTGTTAGGGTCATTGCTTGGTGCCTGTCAGAGGCGTAGAAATGCAGATGTTGGTGAAAGGGTCATTCAATTGTTTCTAGAGAT GTGGATTGATGTTGGAGCTCGTGCTCATGAATTTCATGCTGGTGACAGCTTACATCATCATTCGGAGAACATATACCAATTGCTGAATGAGGAGATGAAGAGAGAAG CATATGCTGGACGTTTGAGATTAGAGTATTCAGAAGTGGAGATGAATTGTTATGTGGAATCTCGAGACTGCTTTGATTCATTAATTTGCTCAGTACCGGGTGGTCATCCATTTCAAGTGGGGAGTGCCATATGGGCAAGGGTCAGCCCTGAAGGGATTCGTTCTCGACATTACCCTTTGATATTAGCTGGGGAACTCAATCTAAGACAGCTCAATACTCTCAGTTACTGA
- the LOC18109584 gene encoding 60S ribosomal protein L12, with protein MPPKFDPSQVVDVYVRVTGGEVGAASSLAPKIGPLGLSPKKIGEDIAKETAKDWKGLRVTVKLTVQNRQAKVTVVPSAAALVIKALKEPERDRKKTKNIKHNGNISLDDVIEIAKVMSVRSMAKDLSGTVKEILGTCVSVGCTVDGKDPKDLQQEITDGDVEISE; from the coding sequence ATGCCGCCGAAGTTTGACCCATCTCAGGTGGTCGACGTTTACGTGAGGGTAACCGGCGGCGAAGTTGGTGCAGCCAGTTCCCTCGCTCCCAAAATCGGACCCCTCGGACTTTCTCCCAAGAAAATAGGAGAAGACATCGCCAAAGAAACCGCCAAGGACTGGAAGGGCCTCCGTGTCACCGTCAAGCTCACCGTCCAGAATCGTCAGGCCAAGGTCACCGTGGTGCCCTCAGCCGCGGCTTTGGTTATCAAAGCGTTGAAGGAGCCAGAGAGAGACAGGAAGAAGACAAAGAACATAAAGCATAATGGGAACATCTCTCTTGATGATGTTATTGAGATTGCTAAGGTTATGAGTGTGAGATCGATGGCGAAGGATCTGAGTGGGACAGTGAAGGAAATTTTGGGGACTTGTGTTTCTGTTGGGTGTACTGTTGATGGGAAAGATCCAAAAGATTTGCAGCAGGAGATTACTGATGGTGATGTTGAGATTTCTGAATGA
- the LOC18109582 gene encoding mitochondrial outer membrane import complex protein METAXIN — MQESQERAEYTLVARKPSFGLPTGCPICLPLFIYLKFSNFPFHLVFNNTFPDSDQIPYSESGTYVAYNDENGGVIKSLKEDGIVDLDTDFSSLPEWISMKAMVSTWLADAIMYELWVGSDGTSARTIYHSGLPWLIGKALLMKQVHVVKQRLGITKENAERREAEIYKRAKIAYGALSTTLGDHTFLFERPSSLDAYFLGHVLFTLQAFPESSMLQSALLEHGNLIRYAEKLKTDFMEAGSSSSVPQFLSDASSTSTRRPSNSGSKPKKQPKRERTEEEKTFRRRARYF, encoded by the exons ATGCAAGAATCTCAAGAAAGAGCAGAGTATACTCTTGTTGCAAGGAAACCCAGTTTTGGTCTCCCAACTGGTTGTCCAATCTGCTTGCCTCTTTTCATCTACCTCAAATTTTCTAACTTTCCATTCCATTTGGTTTTCAACAACACTTTCCCTGATTCAG ATCAAATTCCATATAGTGAATCAGGCACTTATGTGGCCTACAATGACGAGAATGGTGGGGTAATCAAAAGTTTAAAGGAAGATGGTATTGTTGATTTGGACACTGACTTCAGCTCGCTCCCAGAATGGATATCAATGAAAGCGATGGTTAGCACCTGGCTTGCAGATGCAATCATGTATGAACTCTGGGTGGGGTCTGATGGAACCTCTGCCCGAACAATTTATCACTCTGGCCTCCCTTGGTTGATAGGAAAGGCTCTATTAATGAAACAAGTGCACGTTGTTAAGCAGCGACTTGGGATAACTAAAGAAAATGCTGAACGAAGGGAAGCAGAG ATCTACAAGAGAGCGAAAATTGCATATGGAGCTTTGTCAACCACATTAGGGGATCACACATTTCTTTTTGAAag GCCATCTAGTTTGGACGCATATTTCCTTGGGCATGTCCTTTTCACTCTTCAAGCATTTCCT GAATCATCGATGCTGCAAAGTGCACTCTTGGAGCATGGTAATCTCATACGATATGCTGAAAAACTTAAGACAGATTTCATGGAGGCTGGATCGTCTTCTTCTGTCCCGCAATTCCTTTCAGATGCTTCATCAACTTCAACAAGACGTCCTTCAAATTCAG GCTCAAAACCTAAGAAGCAACCCAAGAGGGAAAGGACAGAAGAGGAGAAAACTTTCAGAAGAAGGGCAAGATACTTCTAG